The sequence ATGTGGTAGGCCCCAGTTAGGGTtatcctttttctttttaatctcAGACTGTCGGAATTATCTCCACATAGCTCATCGTTGAGAGAGCTTCAGACCTAATCGAATGCTCATTGGTTGCAAATCCAGACTCACACCAGAACCATTTCAGAATTGATTTCAAATTCTTTGACAGTGCATTCATTAGTTCTCATTAGTTGTCTCTGTCCATGTTCATCTTGACCCCAGCTATCGCCGGTTCAATCCATGTGGACTCCACTACAGTGTGCTGAAGGGGGTATGTGTTGTGTAAACAGCTGTTTAGCTCATGTTACAGTGTTTATGATCTCAGTGCTGACTGTATAttaaagtgtgtttgtttgtttacaaagAATTCCTAAATAAACAGtggaaacattattttatttcactgatTCTGTTTCAGTTATTAATCCACATTTCAGTTCTCCTCCAATGTCCCGCAAAGTATTTATGTACAGGTCtgtaatcatcatcatcctcctgATCAATGTCATAATCAACATCATAAAACGTAAAGGAAAACAATCGATTTTGACGGAACCATCTGCAAACTGTGCACGTTTCTTTGGTTCACAATTTACAAACAGTTCTtgttttctgaaacagacaccgCATTTATTACTGCATCTGTCCACGATTTCAGGACaaatacacaatttaaaaaaaactgagagagaaatCAACTTAAACATCGTGGGTACAATTTAAGAACAATTTGTGGTTAAAAGACAAAAGCCatgcacaaaaaacacaaactgttGCCCCTGGAGCTCCATCTTTGTCTCCCTCTGCAACACAATCATTCACTAATCTGTCGTTCTGTGCAGAAATGGAATCattagagaaaaataaaattaaaacaattatataATTTCACCCCCACATTTTCAGATTTCTATGATTTTCctggttttcctgaatgtctGGTTATGTTTACCTTGTGTTCTGAACAGAATTAGAGAAAGTGAATCTGCGGAAAGCCATTATCTGGGaaaactgtgtatatatatattatttgttttatttgtatgtaTTATTTGGGCGTGTTGAGCCATGCAAAAGAGAAAACGTGGCGCGGTCCATCATCTGCTCCGGAGACctgagagggagatagagagagaaaaaatagacGATTATTAATATATGGCTCATCCAGCGTTTCTCTTGAACTAAAGGACTTTTATCAAGTGTATATTCCTCATTACAGCTGTAACAGTCTCTAcacttctgggaaagctttatttatttaataattgttttcatttatttattgtatattcAGGCACCATGACCCTGtgatggataagcggttacagacaatgagtgaaagaatgaatgtgTACGCAGGATAGACAGACAACAGTATCAAAATACCAACATAAACACATATTCAGTAGTTCCTGCCACACGTCCCCAAAAGATCTTTCCTCCCATCACAAATCCATCTCACCTTCCCTatcacttatatatatatatatatatatatatatatatatatatatatatatatattttttttttaatacaagttAATACAATTATTAAGACTCATGTGGAAGGCCAGAATGCTGAGTCTCTGCAGAGAAAGCATAAAAGGGGGTACTGCTGTGATATTACCGTGTATTACCTTTACGTGTGTGCGTGAAACCagatgctgtgaggatttgatgctaTTCTGCCATAAGGGAGTTTCAGTAAAATCTGGGTGTCTCTTGAAAATGTGTATCGTTTACTGTAAGCCGCATCAAACTGATGTGTTGTAGAGGTTCTGTATCCCTTTACTGCTGATTTACCTCCGTTGCAGGATTGGTTGGAGGACTGATGGCAGGGTTTGGAGTAGCTGGATTGGCTGTGACCAAGGCAGTAGTATTCTGTGTCATACTGGTGTTTGGTGTTGGGGCCAGAAGAGTTGGGCTGGTGAAGAGCAGGCTTTGTCCTGGGCTCGTCTTTGGTGTTTGGACTGGACTTGGACCTGGAGCCAAGCTGGTTAAGGCTGTGCTCTGTCCTAAGTCGGTGTTTGACATTTGGGCGGGACTTGGAGCTGGAGTTGGGCTGGTTAAGGGTGTGCTGTGCCCTGTGTTGGTGTCTGGTGTTTGACCAGATGTGGTGGGTGCTGTTGGTGTGGTGTCTGGGTTCTGTGAGGCAGTGGCAGCGTTTCCTCCTCCTGATGCTTGACTTTGAGACCTTGGAGCATCATCCTTATTttcatcttcatcctcatcatcagtATCCCCAGCTTCCTCATCTTCTGAAGAGATGGTGAGATGCACAAAGAGTAATTAAACACAtcagtttctctgcatactttctcatcccactttccccctgtccctcagcgctcaggacccccacagagcaggtgtgatgtggtggtggatcattctcagcgctgcagtgacactgacgtggtggtggtgtgttagtgtgtgttgtgctggtgtagagtggatcagacacagcagtgctgctggagtttttaaacccctcagtgtctggaccgagaacagtccaccgaccaaaaacatccagccgacagcgtcctgtgtcactgatgaaggactagaggacgagcgacacacactgtgcagcgacagatgagctactgtctctgactctacatctacaaggtggaccaacgagggaggagtgtctcacagagtggacagagagtggacacagggtttaaaaactccagcagcactgctgtgtctgatccactctacaccagcacaacacacactaacacaccaccaccacgtcagggGAACGGgtggtaacaaagtatgcagagaaacaggtagactacagtctgtaatttagaactacaaagtgacctgtgtggtcagtggaggtgataaaatggacaatgagtgtagaaacaaaggtGGTGTTCCttgaaattaaaacaaacagaaggGTGACATCAAAACCATAAGCAAAACTGAGAGTGTATAATTTACAGGTATGGGCATGgtaaccttaggctcatgtgcagctgctccattcGATTTCATAGTTCTATATGGACTATATTACACTGTGTCTTCAGTGGGTACATCTTAAATAGATGGGTGTCTACaaagatttgttttttattcagaaaTTTCATTGTCACTGCAACTGTGCATTCCAGGAAAACTGGTCCCTCTTCTGAGTTTCCTGTCTTACTTTAGAAACATTCCTGATTCTCTTCCTGCTCATTACAGAAACCAGAGCCTATTTCTGTGGTAGCTTCTTTCTGACAGTGTCTGTTATAAATCTGAATCTAATTAAAGTTTAGATCTGACCAGGCTTCAGACTAATGAGAACACAGAATCTCTGACATATCAAAGCTCACCACTGAAGCAAGCCGTTTATCTCAATCCTAATAAAACCTCACATCTCTGAAAACGTCAGGAAAAGCGAGTTGGAATGAAAATGCTATTTAATTTGTTGCTGAATTTTTAAGCTGTTGTCAGTTCCACACTCTTAGCTCTGATCACACCGATCACACCCAGCGCCATCAGCCACAGCAGGGTGAGGAGCACATGATTCTTTTGGGATACCTGAGGCCAACCttgttttcaaactgctgcttaCACTATTCCATAAAACAGCTTTTAGGAAGAGAATGCTAACTGCCAGATGAGTCATATCAGCAGAAACACAGTGTTTTTAACACCATGAGCACAGAGATTAGGGTAGAGAGAGAACCCTCCTAACTACCAAGTGTCTGTTAGTGCcagttaacattttattttcatcttatttcacttattttacaaCAGCTCTGCTCCTCCAGCACCAGGCGCTGAAATCTAacagaaacaggtttttatcATCAACACGTGTCTGTGTACAGtcgggctgtgctgagctgaactgcacagtgccGAAAACCCTTCGTTCTACTTTGTGCACAGATATGAATCTTATGCAGCCCGCCAGTGCATCCCTCATGGTAATATCATTTACCATGaatattttgagacggtatgGATAATTGGGTACTGCCCATCCCTACACTGTGCTGAAATAAACGGGGGTGGTATTGttccttctccaaaagttacatactgCAGTATCAAACACAGAGGATTGATTCTCCCTATTGAAGGTCAGTGAAATATCACAAGGATGTGTATGTTGTAAATGTTGGGTAAAAATACTGTCTAGTGTTTCTATAAATCTCAGGGCAGTGATAGAGTCTGATCCTGCTCTCGTCGACACTCAGTAGCTATTGACTTAGCAAGCTAaacatgtccaaaggtttgtctGAAGACATCCCATATTTTGAACCAGGCTACTTTAGGGTCCCATTGTGTACAACCTCAGACATTCAACATTTTGTATAATTTCCATAAAACAAATGAGACTAATGCAAAGCGGAGGCTTGAAACAAATCAACCCTGGTTTTTAATTCTTTAGAGCACTCACTGTTACCTTTGATGAAGTCAATGTTGAGGATAGCTCTCCTTTCTCGATGGAAGCTTGCAGTAAAGTGATCCATGTTCTCATAACCTCGCTCCACCTTCTCTAAATGAGATGTATTTCTCCCCTCTGAGATCCTAAAGGGAGAGCAGAGAGTGGGAGTTCTAAAATACGTAGTTCACTGGACAGTATGAAAAGCCTAAAGGTATGTGTTTACTCACTTCTGTAGCAGAGGCTTGGTGTTCTGCTTGGAGGAAAGAGACAGGAATCAGTAACTTTGTTGTTAACTTGAAGAGTgtatggtatgtgtgtgtgtgtgtgtatatgggtgtgtgtgttttatgtgtgagACCTGAAGGAAGATGGCCATCTCTGGTTCATCCATGATCTGGATCCCTGTCTCCACCAGTTTGGCAGTATTGTCCAGGTGCTCTGTGTACCTGAGaaggtaaacaaaaatgttgggacagcaTGTGAATTTCAGATAAAATTAGATATGTCTTTACACAACATGTGCATACATAGTCTTCATAAATAGCATTGTTGCAtttaacatttgaaaatgtCAGTTCTGCCTATTACATTTCAACTATGTTTCTAAACCTGTTGTGTAAAGCACAGTACTTCTATCAGTCTTCATTTATTAAGACTGGGGCCAGCCCCTCAGAGCCAGTTTATCAGAATGAGCAGCTTAAAACACTGTGTGCACCCAGTGCTTTTGTAACAAGCTGCGGGACACGATCACATTGGAACAGACAATTAGAAATGAAAGATTTACACGTGTGTGAAGACATTAAGCGAACATTGTTTACTGCTGGAGTTGATACACAGCTAAACTAATGTTTCTGTTTCATTCATATTCTCTCTTTCATTGCCTCCTTAAAGGCGATGTTCACGATGTGTGTCAaaccactttttataaaattcggATGTTGTTTCCGCAcaagtttaatgtgtttacgaagccccaatGTCAGTACACAAATAAAAAACGAAGGTTCTCGGTCAGTCATGCTAGGCTGGACAACAGCAAAGAGACacaccaaatgttcaaaatcatCAGAAGAGATTAGTATGTTTATTATTCCAGCTCCATATTGgggtaatattgattattttgctgtttcagatgatttaaggtggaactgactctaaatctgggagagcgctaactgtaTACTGTGCCCCACCATGCATTTCATACCAGAGACGCCACAATGTCTGGGATATGAGAGTATACAAGTTCtactgtattttgtgtgtgtgtgtgtgtgtgtgtgtgtgtgtgtgtgtacctgcgcTGTAGGCTTTTGATGTAGTCGAGTTTCTCTTGTTGTTCTGAGGATATTTTCAGGGTCagctctccttttctctcttccaTCAATGCATACAGGTGATCAAATATCTCACAAACATGAGATTTCTGTCTCCGTCCATTCtcctatatacacacacacacacacacacgcatgcacataGACCAAGAttccagtttttattttattttgagtgaAGCTGAAtgaagccattttggacacactgtgtataatctctgtacact is a genomic window of Hoplias malabaricus isolate fHopMal1 chromosome X1, fHopMal1.hap1, whole genome shotgun sequence containing:
- the LOC136675697 gene encoding E3 ubiquitin-protein ligase TRIM63-like isoform X2, with protein sequence MDSLEKQLICPICLEMFTKPVVILPCQHNLCRKCANDIFQASNPYLPTRGGSTISSGGRFRCPSCRHEVVLDRHGVYGLQRNLLVENIIDMYKQETISTSRKVQVEQKAAVLMCEVHEEEKINVYCVTCSVPTCSLCKIFGAHQNCEVAPLNAVYDAQKMELSENVAMLVGNNDRIQAIITLLEETCRTVEENGRRQKSHVCEIFDHLYALMEERKGELTLKISSEQQEKLDYIKSLQRRYTEHLDNTAKLVETGIQIMDEPEMAIFLQNTKPLLQKISEGRNTSHLEKVERGYENMDHFTASFHRERRAILNIDFIKDEEAGDTDDEDEDENKDDAPRSQSQASGGGNAATASQNPDTTPTAPTTSGQTPDTNTGHSTPLTSPTPAPSPAQMSNTDLGQSTALTSLAPGPSPVQTPKTSPGQSLLFTSPTLLAPTPNTSMTQNTTALVTANPATPNPAISPPTNPATEVSGADDGPRHVFSFAWLNTPK
- the LOC136675697 gene encoding E3 ubiquitin-protein ligase TRIM63-like isoform X1, yielding MDSLEKQLICPICLEMFTKPVVILPCQHNLCRKCANDIFQASNPYLPTRGGSTISSGGRFRCPSCRHEVVLDRHGVYGLQRNLLVENIIDMYKQETISTSRKVQVEQKAAVLMCEVHEEEKINVYCVTCSVPTCSLCKIFGAHQNCEVAPLNAVYDAQKMELSENVAMLVGNNDRIQAIITLLEETCRTVEENGRRQKSHVCEIFDHLYALMEERKGELTLKISSEQQEKLDYIKSLQRRYTEHLDNTAKLVETGIQIMDEPEMAIFLQNTKPLLQKISEGRNTSHLEKVERGYENMDHFTASFHRERRAILNIDFIKEDEEAGDTDDEDEDENKDDAPRSQSQASGGGNAATASQNPDTTPTAPTTSGQTPDTNTGHSTPLTSPTPAPSPAQMSNTDLGQSTALTSLAPGPSPVQTPKTSPGQSLLFTSPTLLAPTPNTSMTQNTTALVTANPATPNPAISPPTNPATEVSGADDGPRHVFSFAWLNTPK